In the genome of Podospora pseudocomata strain CBS 415.72m chromosome 2 map unlocalized CBS415.72m_2.2, whole genome shotgun sequence, one region contains:
- a CDS encoding uncharacterized protein (EggNog:ENOG503P1XE; COG:S), whose amino-acid sequence MRLINTTTLRLESPWSTPIYAILSHTWGEDEVLFADICDPQQLLPVHKKGFRKVSQSCERARQDGYNYMWIDTCCIDKTSSAELSEAINSMFRWYHRADRCYAYLSDVNVPGEPSVEVENSRWFTRGWTLQELIAPRDVRFYDSQWCFLGSRQLLRGTPIADISELTDLADTISKVTGIPVEILRWFSPKPDSQLVRRRSKRAGLDKYEPTHALDKLLRACSVGQIMSWAAYRFTTRKEDEAYSLLGLFGVNMPMLYGEGRSAFHRLQQEILKTSNDQSILAFERQFYSDSNSLLADSPRCYASSEIIQSLNNGPLLSGATPFFELSPSPKAVEAGLLLCPLIRQGKEDTTRYLAILNCIYRSDFTSHPAIILRKIDSKSRTFYRTPKSGLHRITPINDQDLIEWSTAVDGVSNRLRYDLNKVYFETIRLYLEPPQILSSISYGVGQPASSSLSTPGMRIKLEMPDTMRFSSGAYPHMLQVTKNRVYAPSITLDSWPKRFLDNQEPMTNYLALFGTVLLHFEGMGAVALSWGKSCAPDRGDRSPEPFIAIMDWAKVVRAAHGKELELFDLENLRLRTTAEFLYATYSWTWVSLLATKPDIRAEHDSPRIKVRCKIRTVEFLGRPLFELELSVLPQGRSSFVGMVRSSFS is encoded by the exons ATGCGTTTAATAAACACCACGACGCTGAGACTGGAATCGCCATGGTCCACGCCCATTTACGCTATTTTGTCACACacttggggggaggatgaggtccTCTTCGCCGATATCTGCGACCCACAACAGCTGCTTCCTGTCCACAAGAAGGGATTTCGCAAGGTCAGCCAGAGCTGTGAGCGTGCTCGCCAAGATGGTTACAACTACATGTGGATTGATACCTGCTGCATCGATAAGACCAGTAGTGCCGAGCTCTCGGAAGCAATCAACTCCATGTTCCGATGGTATCACAGGGCAGACAGATGCTATGCCTACCTCTCCGACGTCAATGTTCCAGGAGAGCCATCGGTGGAAGTTGAGAACAGCCGCTGGTTTACTCGGGGTTGGACGCTTCAAGAGCTGATTGCGCCGCGAGACGTGCGCTTTTATGATAGCCAATGGTGTTTCTTGGGAAGCAGACAGCTCCTTCGCGGCACCCCCATCGCAGACATCTCTGAGCTCACAGATTTGGCCGACACCATCAGCAAGGTAACGGGAATTCCCGTCGAAATTCTTCGTTGGTTCTCGCCAAAGCCAGACTCACAACTGGTGAGACGGCGGAGTAAAAGGGCAGGGCTCGACAAATACGAACCAACACACGCCCTAGACAAGCTTTTGAGGGCCTGTAGCGTAGGACAAATCATGTCTTGGGCTGCTTACCGATTCACCACAAGAAAAGAGGACGAAGCATACTCTCTTCTGGGTCTCTTTGGGGTCAACATGCCAATGCTGTACGGAGAAGGGCGCAGTGCCTTCCACCGGCTTCAGCAGGAAATACTAAAGACGTCCAACGATCAGTCTATTCTTGCCTTTGAACGACAGTTTTACTCGGATAGCAATTCGCTACTAGCAGATTCGCCTCGATGCTATGCCTCATCGGAAATTATACAGAGTTTGAACAATGGTCCCCTCCTATCAGGCGCAACTCCGTTTTTCGAATTATCGCCTTCTCCAAAGGCCGTCGAGGCTGGGTTGCTTCTTTGCCCACTGATCAGGCAGGGCAAGGAAGACACTACGCGCTACTTGGCGATCTTGAACTGCATCTATCGGTCCGACTTCACCAGCCATCCGGCCATAATCCTCCGCAAGATTGACAGCAAGTCCCGCACATTTTACCGAACACCCAAATCCGGGCTACACCGAATCACTCCCATTAACGACCAAGATTTGATAGAATGGTCAACTGCTGTTGATGGAG TGTCGAACCGATTGCGCTATGATCTCAACAAAGTCTACTTCGAGACGATCCGTCTTTACTTGGAGCCTCCTCAAATCCTGTCTAGCATCTCGTATGGTGTTGGACAACCAGCTTCAAGCTCTCTCTCTACTCCAGGAATGAGGATCAAGCTTGAAATGCCAGACACAATGAGATTTTCTTCTGGTGCCTATCCTCATATGTTACAGGTCACGAAGAATCGGGTTTACGCCCCATCTATCACGCTCGATAGTTGGCCCAAGCGGTTTCTGGACAATCAAGAACCTATGACGAACTACCTAGCGCTCTTCGGCACTGTTCTTCTTCACTTTGAAGGCATGGGTGCAGTTGCCTTGTCATGGGGAAAGTCATGTGCTCCTGACCGTGGGGATCGATCTCCTGAGCCTTTTATTGCAATCATGGACTGGGCCAAAGTTGTCAGAGCTGCACATGGCAAGGAGTTAGAGCTTTTTGATCTGGAAAATTTGCGTTTGCGGACTACCGCCGAGTTTCTTTATGCGACGTATTCGTGGACATGGGTATCTTTGCTGGCCACCAAGCCAGACATCCGAGCCGAACACGACAGCCCTCGAATAAAGGTGCGATGCAAGATACGGACCGTCGAGTTTTTAGGACGACCTCTCTTTGAACTAGAGCTTTCAGTTCTTCCCCAAGGCAGATCGAGTTTTGTTGGCATGGTACGATCTTCATTTTCATGA
- a CDS encoding uncharacterized protein (EggNog:ENOG503PMYB): MRISTVLSLASLATAAPVPEAEAPKFGIAPAGQGFFGAGQVRTLWNQGDHSNLGCLTNTGLWTTNESQCGTFVSKELTTGYSVKTFQLFTSAGPCSIYGAKFYCDKNATPFLFGLWPWPNSIPGVDSLRAGQYGLMATFGNNPPLKEEGPQEIHFVTYRETGKYVWLTWAPLRGGPILTPVPIE, encoded by the exons ATGCGCATCTCCACCGTCCTCTCCCTGGCAAGTCTTGCCACCGCGGCCCCTGTTCCAGAAGCAGAAGCCCCAAAGTTCGGAATTGCACCGGCTGGCCAAGGATTCTTTGGAGCCGGTCAGGTCCGTACTCTCTGGAACCAGGGCGACCACTCAAACCTTGGGTGCCTGACCAACACCGGCCTCTGGACCACGAACGAAAGCCAATGCGGCACGTTTGTCTCCAAGGAGCTCACAACTGGCTACAGCGTGAAGACATTCCAACTATTCACTTCGGCTGGACCCTGCTCCATCTACGGCGCGAAATTCTACTGCGACAAAAACGCGACTCCCTTTCTCTTTGGT CTCTGGCCCTGGCCCAACTCCATTCCCGGAGTTGACTCCCTCCGCGCAGGCCAGTACGGCCTCATGGCAACCTTtggcaacaacccccctctcaaagAGGAAGGTCCCCAAGAGATTCACTTTGTCACATACAGGGAGACGGGCAAGTACGTCTGGCTTACCTGGGCGCCGCTGCGAGGAGGGCCGATTTTGACTCCGGTTCCCATTGAATAA
- a CDS encoding uncharacterized protein (EggNog:ENOG503NV8Z; COG:S) has translation MSKGPKKKRVLVVGAGAAGMSCAHHLAQHPDMFDVTLIEATNYCGGQAFSIPIDKDKHGASWLNQGVQGGSYIFHHTMTMFARQGHVANPVKLQVSFGKGDRFWTNVYPTKLLEKHQNEIRRFVQMLTLTRWFEIFFALLPIKYLMKLFMFSYEFANAVALPMVALFLGTGNYTPEVPTIILERLCTSPTYGMWYPPDKESIASNLPPMVVFPNFSQFYEDWRKHLIKNGVKVRLSTELTETLYRDKNGVVVKLIKRNPAPDNHNPSGAWTPEDYTANAGPSAEETNEHYDEVVFCCLADTANRLLSKSRTKRERLILPRAIWSNDLTITHSDTSYMIKHYENFFTPDQAVTTLSGTDHSTRVAIARGDYGEMNSFKPMYYIKPYPSDMSKLEMSFDCTNYQAQFPPSVPFENHVFQTIFLNKERDGHLWTDNEIDQTKIIRKDWWHQLCHSWTHYLLVVPWLWLLQGRRHVRFAGSWTLINAHEVAVMSGIAAAVDLGAEYPRDLERDGWALLCFRLYYLLVYGRWYRRRNKSKTSTGEGSGWAGGLYGSVYKGPGVVDEERQMWRREKEGEGVNGGK, from the exons ATGTCCAAAGGcccgaaaaagaagagagtCCTGGTTGTTGGGGCTGGTGCTGCAG GCATGTCCTGTGCTCATCACCTCGCCCAACACCCAGACATGTTCGACGTTACTTTGATCGAAGCAACCAACTACTGCGGCGGCCAGGCCTTCTCGATCCCCATTGACAAAGACAAGCACGGTGCCTCATGGCTGAACCAAGGCGTCCAAGGTGGCTCTTACATCTTCCATCACACCATGACAATGTTTGCCCGCCAGGGTCATGTTGCCAATCCTGTCAAGCTGCAAGTGTCTTTCGGGAAAGGAGATCGGTTCTGGACCAATGTCTACCCCACCAAGCTGCTCGAGAAACACCAGAACGAAATTCGTCGTTTTGTCCAGATGCTTACTCTGACTCGTTGGTTTGAGATATTCTTTGCCCTGCTCCCCATCAAATATCTCATGAAGCTCTTCATGTTCAGCTACGAGTTCGCCAATGCCGTTGCTCTTCCCATGGTTGCCCTATTCCTTGGAACTGGAAACTACACACCCGAAGTGCCGACCATCATTCTCGAACGGCTGTGCACCAGCCCAACCTACGGCATGTGGTATCCTCCGGACAAGGAAAGTATAGCGAGCAACCTTCCTCCGATGGTCGTCTTTCCCAACTTCAGTCAATTCTACGAAGACTGGAGAAAACACCTCATCAAGAATGGTGTGAAGGTCCGTCTGTCGACAGAGCTCACCGAGACCCTCTATCGGGACAAGAACGGCGTTGTGGTAAAGCTCATCAAGCGAAATCCAGCTCCtgacaaccacaacccatcCGGTGCTTGGACACCCGAGGATTACACCGCCAACGCCGGACCCAGTGCCGAGGAAACCAACGAGCACTACGATGAGGTCGTCTTCTGTTGCCT cgccgACACCGCaaaccgcctcctctccaaatcccgcACCAAACGGGAACGCCTTATCCTCCCCCGCGCTATCTGGTCCAACGATCTAACCATCACCCACTCCGACACGTCCTACATGATCAAGCACTACGAAAACTTTTTCACCCCCGACCAAGCCGTCACCACTCTTTCCGGAACAGACCACTCCACTCGGGTGGCCATCGCCCGCGGTGACTACGGGGAGATGAACAGCTTCAAACCAATGTACTACATCAAGCCCTACCCTTCTGACATGTCCAAGCTGGAAATGTCGTTTGACTGCACCAACTACCAGGCTCAGTTCCCTCCCTCTGTCCCGTTCGAGAACCACGTCTTCCAGACCATTTTCCTCAATAAGGAACGTGATGGGCATCTCTGGACTGATAATGAGATTGACCAGACGAAAATTATCCGCAAGGACTGGTGGCATCAACTTTGCCATTCGTGGACTCATTACCTGCTTGTTGTGCCGTGGTTGTGGCTGTTGCAGGGGAGAAGGCATGTCAGGTTTGCGGGTAGTTGGACGTTGATCAATGCGCATGAGGTTGCGGTGATGAGCGGGATAGCGGCTGCGGTTGATCTGGGGGCGGAGTACCCgagggatttggagagggatgggtgGGCGTTGTTGTGTTTTAGGCTGTATTACTTGTTGGTGTATGGACGGTGGTATAGGAGGAGAAATAAGAGTAAGACGTCgactggggaggggagtggttgggctggggggtTGTATGGGAGTGTTTATAAGgggccgggggtggtggatgaggagaggcagatgtggaggagggagaaggaaggggagggggtgaatggGGGGAAGTGA